The following proteins come from a genomic window of Corallococcus sp. NCRR:
- the blaCOR gene encoding COR family subclass B1 metallo-beta-lactamase, whose protein sequence is MNPLRCGPLLLLLTACASTPSVNPPPSQEEFVLAKDVRVRRMAPGVWMHVTEAGGDWAGITANGLLVEDGDASILVDTGWTPEHAQALLTWARDTLHHPVRAAVVTHFHLDRTGGIPTLDAQGIPVHAREDTALRAGKQGNPVPSKRLADAQDFGPLSVFFPGAGHSPDNLVVMHPASGILYGGCFIKDAHAKTLGNLEDADIAAWPASIQREREHFPNARIVIPGHEQPGGPELLDHTEALLKKTSR, encoded by the coding sequence ATGAATCCACTGCGCTGCGGTCCCCTCCTGCTCCTCCTCACGGCCTGTGCCTCCACGCCCTCCGTGAATCCTCCCCCTTCCCAGGAGGAGTTCGTGCTCGCGAAGGACGTGCGGGTGCGGCGCATGGCGCCTGGCGTGTGGATGCATGTCACGGAAGCGGGCGGGGACTGGGCGGGTATCACCGCGAACGGGCTCCTCGTGGAGGACGGTGACGCGTCCATCCTCGTCGACACCGGCTGGACGCCGGAGCACGCCCAGGCGCTGCTCACCTGGGCCCGCGACACGCTCCACCATCCGGTGCGCGCCGCGGTGGTGACGCACTTCCACCTCGACCGGACCGGCGGCATTCCCACGCTCGACGCGCAGGGCATCCCCGTCCACGCTCGCGAGGACACGGCGCTGCGCGCGGGCAAGCAGGGCAACCCCGTTCCCTCGAAGCGGCTGGCGGATGCGCAGGACTTCGGGCCGCTGTCGGTGTTCTTCCCCGGCGCGGGGCACTCGCCCGACAACCTCGTCGTCATGCACCCGGCGTCAGGCATCCTCTATGGCGGCTGCTTCATCAAGGACGCCCACGCGAAGACCCTGGGCAACCTGGAGGACGCGGACATCGCCGCGTGGCCCGCGAGCATCCAGCGCGAGCGCGAGCACTTCCCCAACGCTCGCATCGTCATCCCCGGCCACGAGCAGCCCGGCGGACCGGAGCTGCTCGACCACACGGAGGCACTGCTGAAGAAGACCTCGCGCTGA
- a CDS encoding phospholipase D-like domain-containing protein, with protein sequence MSELTDELLPQPGAHGFDGGDETRKHEMQGPFELPPGPEGFSFALYQATGVGLTPGHRMHLLENSQVFDRMLEDIRAAKHSVHMLVYIWRPCELSDRFVEALIERSRAGVQCRVVVDPVGSEETTGDKDFDQQIEKRLTDAGVEVHYYRLLAGKVLGRLLSRSHQKIVVVDGRIAYTGGFGIWKVWEGDGLKEDNWRDTHIRVEGPEVGRIQVTFAKHWIESGGGFLPRECFPKLEADGGGCAAFIDSSGRLGITEAERMVRLVVAAATKRLWIANAYFTPPNDVLDQLEVKVRQGVDVRVLGPGPHHDVPVVRASQRSTYERLLAAGVRIWEYQPAMLHSKTMLVDDWLCVVGSTNLDSLSLNKLSEGSLVFEDREIAAKLEACWEKDVRHSKEISLENGGRTNPWRRFARRATQWAGHDR encoded by the coding sequence ATGAGTGAGCTAACGGACGAGTTGCTGCCCCAGCCGGGGGCGCATGGGTTCGACGGTGGCGACGAGACGCGCAAGCACGAGATGCAGGGGCCGTTCGAGCTGCCCCCCGGGCCCGAGGGCTTCTCGTTCGCGCTCTACCAGGCCACGGGCGTGGGGCTGACGCCGGGGCACCGGATGCACCTGTTGGAGAACAGCCAGGTCTTCGACCGGATGCTGGAGGACATCCGCGCGGCGAAGCACAGCGTGCACATGCTCGTCTACATCTGGCGGCCGTGCGAGCTGTCGGACCGGTTCGTGGAGGCGTTGATTGAACGCTCGCGCGCGGGCGTGCAGTGCCGCGTGGTGGTGGACCCGGTGGGCAGCGAGGAGACGACCGGGGACAAGGACTTCGATCAGCAGATTGAAAAGCGCCTGACGGACGCGGGCGTGGAGGTGCACTACTACCGGCTGCTCGCGGGCAAGGTGCTGGGCCGGCTGCTCAGCCGGTCGCATCAGAAGATCGTCGTGGTGGACGGGCGCATCGCGTACACGGGCGGCTTCGGCATCTGGAAGGTGTGGGAGGGGGACGGGCTGAAGGAGGACAACTGGCGCGACACGCACATCCGGGTGGAGGGGCCGGAAGTGGGGCGCATCCAGGTGACGTTCGCCAAGCACTGGATCGAGTCGGGCGGAGGGTTCCTGCCGCGCGAATGCTTCCCGAAGCTGGAGGCGGACGGAGGCGGGTGCGCGGCGTTCATCGACAGCTCCGGGCGGTTGGGCATCACCGAGGCGGAGCGGATGGTGCGACTGGTGGTGGCGGCGGCGACGAAGCGGCTGTGGATCGCCAACGCGTACTTCACGCCGCCCAACGACGTCCTGGACCAGCTGGAGGTGAAGGTCCGCCAGGGCGTGGACGTGCGGGTGCTGGGCCCGGGGCCGCATCACGACGTGCCGGTGGTGCGCGCGTCGCAGCGGTCCACGTATGAGCGGCTGCTGGCGGCGGGGGTGCGCATCTGGGAGTACCAGCCGGCGATGCTGCACTCGAAGACGATGCTGGTGGATGACTGGCTGTGCGTCGTGGGCTCCACGAACCTGGACTCGCTGTCGCTCAACAAGTTGAGCGAAGGGTCGCTGGTGTTCGAGGACCGGGAGATCGCCGCGAAGCTGGAGGCGTGCTGGGAGAAGGACGTGCGGCACTCGAAAGAGATCTCGCTGGAGAACGGCGGCCGGACGAACCCCTGGCGGAGGTTCGCGCGGCGGGCCACGCAGTGGGCGGGGCACGACCGGTAG
- a CDS encoding phospholipase D-like domain-containing protein: MGRPEREHEPRRPVALPPGPEGFSFALYQSTGVGLTPGHRMHLLENSQVFDRMLEDIRAAKHSVHMLVYIWRPCELSGRFVEALMERSRAGVQCRVVVDPVGSQAKGATSKFHEHVEAPLRQAGVEVRFFHRALQGAALGRLLTRSHQRLVVVDGRIAYTGGFGIWKVWEGDGLKEDNWRDTHIRVEGPEVRRTQVAFARHWQESGGGLLPLEAFPDLDEVGGGRSAFIDSCGQLGTTAAERMVRLVVAAATKRLWIANAYFTPPTPVLEQLEAKARQGVDVRVLGPGPNHDEPLVRASQRSTYERLLAAGVRIWEYQPAMLHSKTMLVDDWLCVVGSTNLDSLSLNKLSEGSLVFEDREIAAKLEACWEKDVRCSREITLARGGRTNLWWRLARRATQFVGRDR; encoded by the coding sequence GTGGGACGTCCCGAGCGCGAGCACGAGCCGAGGCGACCTGTCGCGCTGCCGCCGGGGCCCGAGGGGTTCTCGTTCGCGCTCTACCAATCCACCGGCGTAGGGCTGACGCCGGGGCACCGGATGCACCTGTTGGAGAACAGCCAGGTCTTCGACCGGATGCTGGAGGACATCCGCGCGGCGAAGCACAGCGTGCACATGCTCGTCTACATCTGGCGGCCGTGCGAGCTGTCGGGCCGGTTCGTGGAGGCGCTGATGGAGCGCTCGCGCGCGGGCGTGCAGTGCCGCGTGGTGGTGGACCCCGTGGGCAGCCAGGCCAAGGGGGCGACGTCGAAGTTCCACGAGCACGTGGAGGCGCCCCTGCGCCAGGCGGGCGTGGAGGTGCGCTTCTTTCATCGCGCGTTGCAGGGGGCGGCCCTGGGGCGGCTCCTGACCCGTTCCCACCAGCGGCTGGTCGTGGTGGACGGGCGCATCGCGTACACGGGCGGCTTTGGCATCTGGAAGGTCTGGGAAGGGGACGGGCTGAAGGAGGACAACTGGCGCGACACGCACATCCGGGTGGAGGGGCCGGAGGTGCGGCGCACCCAGGTGGCGTTCGCGCGGCACTGGCAGGAGTCGGGCGGCGGGCTCCTGCCCCTCGAGGCGTTTCCGGACCTGGATGAGGTGGGAGGTGGACGGTCGGCGTTCATCGACAGCTGTGGACAGCTGGGCACCACCGCGGCGGAGCGGATGGTGCGGCTGGTGGTGGCCGCCGCGACGAAGCGGCTGTGGATCGCCAACGCGTACTTCACGCCGCCCACCCCGGTGCTGGAGCAACTGGAGGCAAAGGCACGGCAGGGGGTGGACGTGCGGGTGCTGGGGCCCGGGCCGAACCACGACGAGCCCCTGGTTCGTGCCTCGCAGCGGTCGACGTATGAGCGGCTGCTGGCGGCGGGGGTGCGCATCTGGGAGTACCAGCCGGCGATGCTGCATTCGAAGACGATGCTGGTGGATGACTGGCTGTGCGTCGTGGGCTCCACGAACCTGGACTCGCTGTCGCTCAACAAGTTGAGCGAAGGGTCGCTGGTGTTCGAGGACCGGGAGATCGCCGCGAAGCTGGAGGCGTGCTGGGAGAAGGACGTGCGGTGCTCCCGGGAAATCACCCTGGCCCGTGGCGGCCGGACGAACCTCTGGTGGCGGCTGGCGCGCCGGGCCACGCAGTTCGTGGGCCGGGACCGTTAG
- a CDS encoding endonuclease III domain-containing protein: protein MALKKQTTGPRRAPRVQSTRTAHAVASDTDKLPFDIEEVLRRVRHEVRSFADAAMFELAAKGHGSLFEQLIACILSIRTLDEVSLPASLRLLGRARTPEALARLTPEEIDALIRPVTFHEGKAHQVHAIAVRTRDEFNGQLPADPDVLQSFRGVGPKCAHLALGIACGHEVISVDIHVHRVTNRWGYVKASTPERTLAALEAVLPRPYWVELNRLLVPFGKHVCTGSRPKCSTCPVLQYCRQEGVTSHR, encoded by the coding sequence ATGGCTCTCAAGAAGCAGACGACAGGTCCACGGCGGGCGCCTCGCGTCCAGAGCACCCGCACCGCGCACGCCGTGGCGTCAGACACGGACAAGCTCCCGTTCGACATCGAGGAGGTCCTCCGCCGCGTGCGCCATGAAGTCCGCTCCTTCGCGGACGCCGCCATGTTCGAGCTCGCCGCGAAGGGCCACGGCTCCCTCTTCGAACAGCTCATCGCGTGCATCCTCTCCATCCGCACGCTCGATGAAGTCAGCCTCCCCGCATCCCTCCGGCTCCTCGGCCGCGCGCGCACGCCCGAAGCCCTCGCGCGCCTCACGCCCGAAGAAATCGACGCCCTCATCCGCCCCGTCACCTTCCACGAAGGCAAGGCCCACCAGGTCCACGCCATCGCCGTGCGCACGCGGGACGAGTTCAACGGCCAGCTCCCCGCGGATCCGGACGTGCTCCAGTCGTTCAGGGGCGTGGGCCCCAAGTGCGCGCACCTGGCGCTCGGCATCGCCTGCGGCCATGAGGTCATCAGCGTGGACATCCACGTCCACCGCGTCACCAACCGCTGGGGCTACGTGAAGGCCTCCACTCCGGAGCGCACCCTCGCCGCGCTCGAAGCCGTGCTCCCCCGGCCGTATTGGGTGGAGCTCAACCGGCTCCTCGTCCCCTTCGGCAAACACGTGTGCACCGGCTCGCGCCCGAAGTGCTCCACCTGCCCCGTGCTCCAATACTGCCGGCAGGAGGGCGTCACCTCCCACCGCTGA
- a CDS encoding protein kinase domain-containing protein: protein MGEVYLGEQVSLGRKVAIKVLHHDLHAQAGMAERFKREARLLSAVEHPAVVRIVDFGQSGDAACLVMEFVEGQSLHDALQGGPLLAPRALALLQQLAEGLAAIHDKGIIHRDLKPENVLISPSARGEQARLLDFGIARLVEPEAGTALSQVGVVLGTPEYLSPEQAVGAKVDTRSDLYSFGVLAYRVLSGRLPFDGPTPRHFLSQHASHAPLPLDRAAPQLSRYVGLLSLVMRLLDKDPAKRPQTANELADALGLAHAALMAFTPSQGTPIVHANMTPSSGTAAFGVDPAAPAAPGSGTAAFGVNPAPAGPGSGTSAFGVAQAAPPVTAPPVQAPPRTGTAAFGTPGLLSGALGAVTGGSPVTKAQNVTVMLTDIQGFTDRMSRQTHEENARMLDTHDRLLMPLVREHDGKLVQKRGDALVAIFRAPSASIRCGMAMQQALWRYNQTVPEEHQLHVRVCLHSGEVLVTNDAVLGEPMEVVKAVEHVAAADEVTFTEAVNMVRNRAEAAAEPCGTIPLPGRDEKVQLYRVTRSTEGSPFGAALGIPDSGTKPSPLAGLGAKARESVAALRQRPRVLAGGAGVLALVVAGAAWMAHANDPLVQARGLLNDGKPKEALQRLEAPDTPDDAEATRLRAVAKHALNRHNEEHGLILGLDEEGREAPEPRLLDGLAEDFGNNEKDISARRALEALPATTVHSHLASLAKGTPSTKQWGALRYLDSKDTPGLDLVGLYSTALESSDCGVRTKAALRLASLGNASALPALTRAAENPPGGKACNPQTFNRAIEELKKKSAP from the coding sequence ATGGGTGAGGTGTACCTGGGCGAGCAGGTCTCCCTGGGCCGCAAGGTCGCCATCAAGGTCCTCCACCACGACCTCCACGCCCAGGCCGGCATGGCCGAGCGTTTCAAGCGCGAAGCGCGCCTGCTCTCCGCCGTGGAGCACCCGGCGGTGGTGCGCATCGTGGACTTCGGCCAGTCCGGCGACGCCGCGTGCCTCGTCATGGAGTTCGTGGAGGGGCAGAGCCTCCATGACGCGCTCCAGGGCGGACCGCTGCTGGCGCCCCGCGCGCTGGCGCTGCTCCAGCAGTTGGCGGAAGGGCTCGCGGCCATCCACGACAAGGGCATCATCCACCGCGACCTGAAGCCGGAGAATGTCCTCATCTCCCCGTCCGCGCGAGGAGAACAGGCGCGGCTGTTGGACTTCGGCATCGCGCGGCTGGTGGAGCCGGAGGCCGGCACCGCGCTCAGCCAGGTGGGCGTGGTGCTGGGCACGCCGGAGTACCTGTCCCCGGAGCAGGCCGTGGGCGCGAAGGTGGACACGCGCAGCGACCTGTACTCTTTCGGCGTGCTGGCCTACCGCGTGCTGTCCGGGCGGCTGCCGTTCGACGGGCCCACGCCGCGCCACTTCCTGTCGCAGCACGCCTCGCACGCGCCGCTGCCCCTGGACCGGGCGGCGCCGCAGCTGTCGCGCTACGTGGGGCTGCTGTCGCTGGTGATGCGGCTGTTGGACAAGGACCCAGCGAAGCGGCCCCAGACGGCGAACGAGCTGGCGGACGCGCTGGGCCTGGCGCACGCGGCGCTGATGGCGTTCACGCCCAGCCAGGGCACGCCCATCGTCCACGCGAACATGACGCCGTCCTCCGGCACGGCGGCGTTCGGGGTGGATCCGGCGGCGCCGGCCGCGCCGGGTTCGGGCACGGCGGCGTTCGGCGTGAACCCCGCGCCCGCGGGCCCGGGCTCCGGCACGTCGGCGTTCGGCGTGGCGCAGGCCGCGCCCCCGGTGACGGCGCCTCCGGTGCAGGCACCGCCGCGCACGGGCACGGCGGCGTTCGGCACCCCGGGCCTGCTGTCGGGCGCGCTGGGCGCGGTGACCGGCGGCTCGCCGGTGACGAAGGCGCAGAACGTGACGGTGATGCTCACCGACATCCAGGGCTTCACCGACCGGATGAGCCGGCAGACGCACGAGGAGAACGCGCGGATGCTGGACACGCACGACCGGCTGCTGATGCCGCTGGTGCGCGAGCACGACGGGAAGCTGGTGCAGAAGCGCGGCGACGCGCTGGTCGCGATCTTCCGGGCTCCCTCCGCGTCCATCCGCTGCGGCATGGCGATGCAGCAGGCGCTGTGGCGCTACAACCAGACGGTGCCGGAGGAGCACCAGCTCCACGTCCGCGTGTGCCTGCACTCGGGCGAGGTGCTGGTGACGAACGACGCCGTGCTCGGCGAGCCGATGGAGGTCGTGAAGGCGGTGGAGCACGTGGCCGCCGCGGACGAGGTGACCTTCACCGAAGCCGTGAACATGGTGCGAAACCGCGCCGAGGCCGCCGCCGAGCCCTGCGGCACCATCCCCCTGCCCGGGCGCGATGAGAAGGTGCAGCTGTACCGCGTGACGCGCTCGACGGAGGGCTCGCCGTTCGGCGCGGCGCTGGGAATCCCCGACTCCGGGACGAAGCCGTCACCGCTGGCGGGTCTGGGCGCGAAGGCGCGCGAGAGCGTGGCAGCCTTGCGTCAGCGTCCGCGAGTCCTGGCTGGCGGCGCGGGTGTCCTGGCGCTGGTGGTGGCGGGCGCCGCCTGGATGGCGCACGCGAATGATCCGCTGGTGCAGGCGCGCGGGCTGTTGAACGACGGCAAGCCCAAGGAAGCGCTCCAGCGGCTGGAGGCGCCAGACACGCCGGATGACGCGGAGGCGACGCGGCTGCGCGCTGTGGCGAAGCACGCGCTGAACAGGCACAACGAGGAGCACGGCCTCATCCTGGGCCTCGACGAGGAAGGCCGGGAGGCGCCAGAGCCGAGGCTCTTGGATGGACTGGCCGAGGACTTCGGGAACAACGAGAAGGACATCTCCGCGCGCAGGGCCCTGGAGGCGTTGCCCGCCACGACGGTGCACTCCCATCTCGCGTCCCTGGCCAAGGGGACTCCCTCGACGAAGCAGTGGGGAGCGCTGCGCTATCTGGACTCGAAGGACACCCCGGGCCTGGACCTGGTGGGGCTCTACTCCACGGCGTTGGAGTCCAGCGACTGCGGCGTGCGCACGAAGGCAGCGTTGCGACTGGCGAGCCTGGGCAACGCCTCCGCCCTGCCCGCCCTCACGCGCGCGGCGGAGAACCCGCCAGGCGGCAAGGCCTGCAACCCGCAGACGTTCAACCGGGCCATCGAAGAGCTGAAGAAGAAGTCCGCGCCGTAG
- a CDS encoding ester cyclase — MRTCVSWVVLGLVGLTGCATVSPAERARQVGEANKERARLFTEEIYNQKRLERIPEYVAADYVDRSEGAPQDLRGPEVVRTQAEAGFTLFPDLRFELLHVMAEDDWVMVRWRATGTDTQGPPTRDGRSRPLTFQGDSLYRLRDGRLVESWDITDRLDPLLQRGFKIVPPES; from the coding sequence ATGAGGACCTGTGTGTCGTGGGTGGTGTTGGGGCTCGTGGGGCTCACCGGTTGCGCGACGGTGTCCCCGGCGGAACGGGCCCGGCAGGTGGGCGAAGCCAACAAGGAGCGCGCCCGCCTGTTCACCGAGGAGATCTACAACCAGAAGCGCCTGGAGCGCATCCCGGAGTACGTCGCGGCGGACTACGTGGACCGCTCCGAGGGCGCGCCCCAGGACCTGCGCGGCCCGGAGGTGGTGCGAACGCAGGCGGAAGCCGGGTTCACCCTCTTCCCGGACCTGAGGTTCGAGCTGCTCCACGTGATGGCGGAGGACGACTGGGTGATGGTCCGCTGGCGCGCGACGGGCACGGACACCCAGGGCCCGCCCACCCGGGACGGCAGGTCCCGCCCGCTCACGTTCCAGGGGGATTCGCTGTACCGGCTGCGCGACGGCCGGCTGGTGGAGTCCTGGGACATCACGGACCGGCTGGATCCGCTGCTCCAGCGCGGGTTCAAGATCGTCCCGCCGGAATCCTGA
- a CDS encoding acyl-CoA dehydrogenase family protein: MLDAPSRPSARELLSLSSLAPLVPMLYVAWTDGELTGDELRALGAAARSQPWLDLKSSSVLALWVDPLRPPPPRELAIVREHIRATAEKLANSQQQNLAELGVQLAQALAGEAPLSIPPAELARALASIEATLGVDGKEAVRSLVPRASRVPKAEPRSHAASFDPVAMTAVLERTYSDVRQRVRGWLEDADFRYKEGLSTTEYRDQVFDWLKHLANDGLGQLAFPKGREGGGDLGAFIAAFETMAFFDLSLVIKAGVHFGLFGSSILFLGTKRHHQQYLPKVASLELPGCFAMSELGHGSNVRDCETLARYDAATGEFVLHTPSETARKEWIGNAARHARIATVFAQLEVDGERLGVHALLVPLRDEKGKVLPGIRIEDCGEKMGLNGVDNGRLWFDHVRVPRDNLLDRYGQVTEAGEYTSSITGDSKRFFTMLGALVAGRVSVACASLSAAKSALTIAVRYGDLRRQFGPQGAPEVRLLDHQSHQLRLLPLVAKAYAVDFALEYLVDRYVHRTEDDAREIEALAAGLKAYASWNATATLQECREACGGQGYLTANRFASLKADTDVFTTFEGDNTVLMQLVAKGLLTGYRQRFEDDRVFAVLRLIVDQATTVFTDRNPIAGRRTDTDHLRDSDFQLRALRFREEALLASVSKRIRKRLTAGVEAFEAFNQVQAHLLALAHASVERIVLEQFLRGVADVKDEALKPVLGRMADLFGLSCLESASGWFLEHGWLTAPKAQAIRKERVKLCEELRPDAVGLVDAFGIPDSLLAAPIGLGRLAPGGERFDDTAADSARARPADSRAS, from the coding sequence ATGCTCGACGCCCCATCCCGCCCCTCCGCCCGCGAGCTGCTTTCGCTCTCCAGCCTCGCCCCGCTGGTCCCCATGCTGTACGTCGCCTGGACGGACGGCGAGCTGACGGGCGACGAGCTCCGCGCCCTGGGCGCCGCGGCCCGCTCCCAGCCCTGGCTGGACCTCAAGTCCAGTTCCGTGCTGGCCCTCTGGGTGGATCCGCTGCGTCCGCCCCCGCCCCGCGAGCTGGCCATCGTGCGGGAACACATCCGCGCCACCGCGGAGAAGCTGGCCAACAGTCAGCAGCAGAACCTGGCGGAGCTGGGCGTGCAGCTGGCCCAGGCGCTCGCGGGCGAAGCCCCCCTGAGCATCCCGCCCGCGGAGCTGGCCCGGGCCCTGGCCTCCATCGAGGCCACCCTGGGCGTGGACGGCAAGGAGGCGGTGCGCTCGCTGGTGCCCAGGGCGTCGCGCGTCCCGAAGGCGGAGCCCCGCTCGCACGCGGCATCCTTCGACCCCGTGGCGATGACGGCCGTGCTGGAGCGCACCTACTCGGACGTGCGCCAGCGGGTGCGCGGCTGGTTGGAGGACGCGGACTTCCGTTACAAGGAAGGGCTTTCCACCACCGAATACCGCGACCAGGTCTTCGACTGGCTCAAGCACCTGGCCAATGACGGCCTGGGCCAGCTCGCCTTCCCCAAGGGCCGCGAGGGCGGCGGCGACCTGGGCGCGTTCATCGCCGCGTTCGAGACGATGGCCTTCTTCGACCTGAGCCTCGTCATCAAGGCGGGGGTGCACTTCGGCCTGTTCGGCTCCAGCATCCTGTTCCTGGGCACCAAGCGGCACCACCAGCAGTACCTGCCAAAGGTCGCCTCGCTGGAGTTGCCCGGCTGCTTCGCGATGAGCGAGCTGGGCCACGGCTCCAACGTGCGCGACTGCGAGACGCTGGCCCGCTACGACGCGGCCACGGGCGAGTTCGTGCTCCACACGCCGTCGGAGACCGCGCGCAAGGAGTGGATTGGCAACGCCGCCCGCCACGCGCGCATCGCCACCGTGTTCGCGCAGCTGGAGGTGGATGGGGAACGGCTGGGCGTGCACGCGCTGCTCGTCCCGCTGCGCGATGAGAAGGGCAAGGTGCTGCCGGGCATCCGCATCGAGGACTGCGGCGAGAAGATGGGCCTCAACGGCGTGGACAACGGCCGGCTGTGGTTCGACCACGTGCGCGTGCCGCGCGACAACCTGCTCGACCGCTACGGACAGGTGACGGAGGCAGGCGAGTACACCTCCTCCATCACCGGCGACTCCAAGCGCTTCTTCACCATGCTGGGCGCGCTGGTGGCGGGCCGCGTGAGCGTGGCGTGCGCGTCCCTGTCCGCGGCCAAGAGCGCGCTGACCATCGCCGTGCGCTACGGCGACCTGCGCCGCCAGTTCGGCCCCCAGGGCGCGCCCGAGGTCCGCCTCCTGGACCACCAGTCGCACCAGCTGCGGCTGCTGCCACTGGTGGCCAAGGCGTACGCGGTGGACTTCGCGCTGGAGTACCTGGTGGACCGCTACGTCCACCGCACGGAGGACGACGCGCGCGAAATCGAGGCGCTCGCCGCGGGGCTCAAGGCCTACGCGTCGTGGAACGCCACCGCCACCCTTCAAGAATGCCGCGAGGCGTGCGGCGGCCAGGGCTACCTCACCGCGAACCGGTTCGCGTCGCTCAAGGCGGACACGGACGTGTTCACCACGTTCGAGGGTGACAACACCGTGCTCATGCAGTTGGTCGCCAAGGGCCTGCTCACGGGCTACCGCCAGCGCTTCGAGGACGACCGCGTCTTCGCCGTGCTGCGCCTCATCGTGGATCAGGCCACCACGGTGTTCACGGATAGAAACCCCATCGCCGGCCGGCGCACGGACACGGATCACCTGCGCGACAGTGACTTCCAGCTGCGCGCCCTGCGCTTCCGTGAGGAGGCGCTGCTGGCCTCCGTGTCCAAGCGCATCCGCAAGCGGCTCACCGCGGGCGTGGAGGCCTTCGAGGCCTTCAACCAGGTGCAGGCGCACCTGCTGGCCCTGGCGCACGCGAGCGTGGAGCGCATCGTGCTGGAGCAGTTCCTGCGCGGCGTGGCGGACGTGAAGGACGAAGCGCTCAAGCCGGTGCTGGGGCGCATGGCGGACCTCTTCGGCCTGTCCTGCCTGGAGTCCGCCAGCGGCTGGTTCCTGGAGCATGGCTGGCTCACGGCCCCCAAGGCCCAGGCCATCCGCAAGGAGCGCGTGAAGCTGTGCGAGGAGTTGCGGCCGGACGCCGTGGGGCTGGTGGACGCGTTCGGCATCCCCGACTCCCTCCTGGCGGCGCCCATCGGCCTGGGGCGGCTGGCGCCCGGCGGTGAACGGTTCGACGACACGGCGGCTGACAGCGCCCGTGCGCGCCCGGCAGATTCCCGCGCGTCATGA
- a CDS encoding CHAP domain-containing protein: protein MRPLSPPEDLLLLRRSSLVTLMSLGCLVGCAHVPDAAPRMAVELPVAPVARPPVEAPSVAPVGAEGALGVKAEAPPPLAFVMPEGSEGLTALLDAEPHPVPEEAGVIAAALEAAALFTGPTQGPGGFWDELLPPPSKLARGIVARAAQLVGARRLDRSVPNDCSGLVRLAYMQAGIDLVAHGFLAGENAVTGIFRRAQAVGAVHRLNPRPGDLAFFKETYDRNRDGKRNDGMTHIAVVESVAPDGTVTFIHRGGKGVARSRMNLARPTVHKLNSGALLNDFIRPASKGMRAYLAGELFVAFASPGAL, encoded by the coding sequence ATGCGCCCGCTTTCACCCCCGGAGGACTTGTTGCTGCTGCGCCGTTCGTCGCTCGTCACCCTGATGTCGCTGGGCTGCCTGGTGGGTTGTGCGCACGTCCCGGACGCCGCGCCTCGCATGGCGGTGGAACTTCCGGTCGCGCCCGTCGCGCGGCCCCCGGTTGAAGCCCCAAGCGTCGCGCCGGTGGGCGCGGAGGGGGCACTGGGTGTGAAGGCTGAAGCGCCTCCGCCGCTGGCCTTCGTGATGCCGGAGGGGAGCGAGGGACTGACCGCTCTGCTGGATGCCGAGCCGCACCCGGTGCCGGAGGAGGCGGGCGTCATCGCGGCGGCGCTGGAGGCCGCGGCGCTGTTCACCGGGCCCACGCAGGGGCCGGGCGGCTTCTGGGATGAGCTGCTGCCTCCGCCGTCGAAGCTGGCGCGCGGCATCGTGGCGCGCGCGGCGCAGTTGGTGGGGGCGCGGCGGTTGGACCGCTCGGTGCCCAATGACTGTTCGGGGCTGGTGCGGCTGGCGTACATGCAGGCCGGCATCGACCTGGTGGCGCACGGCTTCCTCGCGGGCGAGAACGCGGTGACGGGCATCTTCCGCCGCGCGCAGGCCGTGGGCGCGGTGCACCGGCTGAACCCGCGTCCGGGCGACCTGGCGTTCTTCAAGGAGACGTACGACCGCAACCGCGACGGCAAGCGCAACGACGGCATGACGCACATCGCGGTCGTGGAGTCCGTGGCGCCCGACGGCACCGTGACGTTCATCCACCGGGGCGGCAAGGGCGTGGCGCGCAGCCGCATGAACCTGGCGCGCCCCACGGTGCACAAGCTGAACTCCGGTGCGCTGCTCAACGATTTCATCCGACCGGCGAGCAAGGGGATGCGCGCGTACCTCGCGGGTGAATTGTTCGTCGCGTTCGCTTCGCCTGGAGCTTTGTAG
- a CDS encoding GNAT family N-acetyltransferase — translation MSTELTLRPIEARDDAAMAAVIRAVMPEFGADGPGFAIHDPEVDAMSAAYGRPRHVYFVVEHGGQVVGGAGIAPLDGGAPDVCELRKMYFLPTARGHGMGERLLRHCLEFARSAGFKQCYLETLAGMDQAQKLYRKVGFEPLCAPMGRTGHFGCDRWYAMPLT, via the coding sequence ATGAGCACGGAACTGACGTTGAGGCCCATCGAGGCCCGGGACGACGCGGCGATGGCGGCGGTCATCCGCGCGGTGATGCCGGAGTTCGGCGCGGACGGCCCGGGGTTCGCGATCCACGACCCGGAGGTGGACGCGATGAGCGCGGCCTACGGCCGTCCCCGGCACGTGTATTTCGTGGTGGAGCATGGGGGCCAGGTGGTGGGAGGCGCGGGCATCGCGCCGCTGGACGGAGGCGCGCCGGACGTCTGCGAGCTGCGGAAGATGTACTTCCTGCCCACGGCCCGGGGCCACGGCATGGGCGAGCGCTTGTTGAGACACTGTCTGGAGTTCGCGCGAAGCGCCGGCTTCAAGCAGTGCTACCTGGAGACGCTCGCGGGCATGGATCAAGCCCAGAAGCTCTACCGCAAGGTCGGCTTCGAACCGCTCTGCGCCCCCATGGGCCGCACCGGCCACTTCGGCTGCGACCGCTGGTACGCGATGCCCCTGACCTAG